CGAATCAGTTGATGCATGCCTTCTGCCCCACGACCAAGATTTTATTCGTGGTGTTATTCTGAGTAGTAGTAAAGTTCTAGAAATTGCCACTCATATGGCAGCCGACGGCATGCTACGATACGCGCCTTTACGCACTCTTGTGTGTGTCACCTCTTCATCGGTCTATCTCCTCAAGGCCATAAGCCTTGGGGTGCACCATACTGATCTACAGGCCTCTCTCCATACGTTAGATCAATGCATCGTTGCGTTGCGGTCCTCCGGTACTGACGACATGGACTTCTCATTGAGATACGCGAGGTTAATAGAGAAGCACGTCGATCGGTTTCGGGCGAACTTTGTCTCTGGCCGTGTCGCGACCATGCATCCAGATCACCAGCGCTATCATCTACAAACACCAGAGCCATTAACCTCAACACAACCGGATGGCCGGCCCCATATGCACAGTGCATCCAGCAGTTACCCAGGCCAGCAGTCCAGCGATGCTTTCGCTACACCACCGATGAATTCATGGTGGGCCCAGCCGTTTGATCCCAATATTGCCCCTTTCAATTTCAACGGCGAGGGCGTCTCTATAGGATTTGAGTTGGATTCGCTCGATTTCTTGTTAAATTTGCCGCAGGTTGGAGGTGAATGAAAGCTGTATTTTGTAGGTAATATAGCGATCAGAATTAAATATGTTGTGGATGGGCATTTCCTTCGCGGATAGTAGCGGTCGTAGCTCCTCTTCGGCAACTCCTATACCGCGCTTGTCCGAACCACAACCCGAACAGTTCTGGGAGAACAACGACAACGTCACCATGTAATTGCTCTAGATAGCAATAAATTGGTTGTCGTGTGCTCCGAGATCGGAGTCAATCAGTTTCCTACTTTTGTACATTTAAATGGTGACATCGTATCACTTCTACTGTTTTATCTCAGTCATCtagtgaagatatatatacacacgGTCCTACTATTCCTCATACCCTAGGCATATAACTACAGAACCTGAACAACCGAACACAGAAACAAACTCACAGCAATGTCAAAATCAACCGTCAACACAAACCCGTACCCCTTCCACTTCGACGCCAGCACACCAGTACAAACAAACACCAATGGCAAGACACAAGACCTATCAgtcatcatcccaaacaGCCGGGGAAAGATCCCTTCCCTCCAAGCCTCCCGGCTCCGAAGCATGGTTCTCGAAGCACACAATGATCCAAGCAAAATCGTCGCCCACGTTTGCAGCTACGACGCTTTGAGCTCCAAGTTGTGCGAAGAAGCGGGATTTCCTATCTTATTCCTTGCGGGATACGCAATGGCATCGGCCTTTGCACTGCCGGATACCGGATACATTGCCTTCCAGGAGGTGGCGGCCAAGGTTCAGGAGGTCGTGAGGGCGACTAGTGTGCCTGTTCTTGTCGATGGTGATACGGGGTATGGTGGACCAATGAATGTGAGGAGGACGGTTGAGGGGTATGTATCTGTCTTCTAGACTGTTCATTGCGTGTATGGTCGGGTGCTGACGGATTGGTATAGGTTTGCACgagctggagctgctggaatCATGATTGAGGATCAAACATGGCCAAAACGTGAGTTCAGTTCCCCCATAAaatagttttttttttttttttcatgAAAAGGGATAATGAAACTAACAATTTGTAGGCTGCGGCCacacaaaaggaaaagccgTTGTCTCCCGAAGCGAAGCCTACGCCCGCTGGCGCGCAGCCGTCGACGCCCGTAACGAAGGCCTCGATATCTGGATTATGGCCCGAACTGATAGTCTCATTC
This window of the Aspergillus oryzae RIB40 DNA, chromosome 8 genome carries:
- a CDS encoding isocitrate lyase/PEP mutase family protein (isocitrate lyase) → MSKSTVNTNPYPFHFDASTPVQTNTNGKTQDLSVIIPNSRGKIPSLQASRLRSMVLEAHNDPSKIVAHVCSYDALSSKLCEEAGFPILFLAGYAMASAFALPDTGYIAFQEVAAKVQEVVRATSVPVLVDGDTGYGGPMNVRRTVEGFARAGAAGIMIEDQTWPKRCGHTKGKAVVSRSEAYARWRAAVDARNEGLDIWIMARTDSLIHGYDEALERAREAIKIGVDCVFVEALPDRETMLRLRKDLDFPVFANIIEGGKTENLSAKDLAELGYSAVAYPWTLVAAKLKSIRETLEAIKGSFLVGKPPTVLSYEEVCEGVGFNRYYEMEEKYQYDGSITGSNGYQWA